A stretch of Salarias fasciatus chromosome 23, fSalaFa1.1, whole genome shotgun sequence DNA encodes these proteins:
- the stil gene encoding LOW QUALITY PROTEIN: SCL-interrupting locus protein homolog (The sequence of the model RefSeq protein was modified relative to this genomic sequence to represent the inferred CDS: inserted 1 base in 1 codon) gives MSCPVNLRALPSGVLEEIFTPENMRGRSTVSSLTPLSFPKSRSALWDGTPAGEMLRLHLCSHRGPQLVLSEKALRLAQRHARHSNKPRVLCFFLGSVSVNSDEEGITLTLDRFDPGRDQAGSSVRVPSALLPGDVLVPCWFSFQSEAKPEDAVVQSEAELHHCFKALQQFLCSRQTLDLCQLVKVKGQVSCSQRLDAMGFSLRWSAVCPSVGVDVQSVRAVPIIPTALLRSLTSIGRHHAAGWQRGFLTMDQSRKLLLVLESDPKASSLPLVGLWLSGVTHVYSPVVWAWCLRFLFSASLQDRVFSESGFFLLVIFGSTHRVPQFFQCRGPGPGPGPGPGLQLDYQLLSASQFITLYQVAPVDGQTLQCELGSESQGRQTEVFRDARLSFSTVSVCSAAAAASGPSISDQDSGVEDEDLSPRPSPSPHPPAQQTRRVQPSVPELSLLIDSSFSTSVQPSSAHRPPLPPSPPPPPTGDVRKTAPPSGATSTTSHAPRPPQHLHSTPNSNLQQPCSCCCSHTCSSIAPSPQPLLQHPAPPHAVITHLGGAMASDAYLLLLHQDRQLRLLQAQVQMLLETQKKLQSSGQQADSQTSKSTTSIAVETGASLFWGNPVPNVPHQDMPSRLAPLDRSVGGAEDVVADQVTPQSTSDPHSLSGLQSPVLGESVSMYQPADQQQSFYQNLMTQLTSRLQESENQQEEPRRTSLSAASDASHSSSSSSSQSSASATRRKQRRSPAGDPVVSATLNQLQQLGVQVNQEDLTESDRSRAKAVESASTLASIDPAAAVSRLSVSKPTASVVLSGGSVDLSLEANAIALRYLSDSQLSKLSVGGPAHLHGPPNPVXSLLSPSNMSLATRKYMRRYGLIEEEEEEDDDCSEDEKEKEEVGGQEASTRQPLTDTMNVKLPPQSQLIRELRPKMQLLAGANKENRSGRRPTLIRTSSHETEGSVGNILDLSRLRQLPKLF, from the exons ATGAGCTGCCCGGTGAATCTCCGTGCCCTGCCGAGTGGAGTCCTGGAGGAGATTTTTACCCCCGAAAACATGAGAGGAAG ATCCACTGTGAGCTCTCTCACGCCTCTGAGTTTCCCCAAATCCAGATCAGCACTGTGGGACGGCACCCCGGCAGGAGAGATGCTTCGCCTCCATCTCTGCTCACACAG GGGCCCCCAGTTGGTGCTGTCTGAGAAAGCCCTGCGTCTGGCGCAGCGTCACGCCCGCCACAGCAACAAGCCCCGAGTCCTCTGCTTCTTCTTGGGCTCCGTGTCAGTCAACtcag ATGAGGAGGGCATCACCCTCACCCTGGACCGCTTCGACCCGGGTCGGGACCAGGCTGGATCCTCGGTCCGGGTTCCCTCTGCGCTGCTGCCCGGAGACGTTCTGGTCCCCTGCTGGTTCTCCTTTCAGAGCGAGGCGAAGCCCGAAGACGCCGTCGTCCAGTCGGAGGCTGAACTGCATCACTGCTTCAAG GCATTGCAGCAGTTTCTGTGCAGCAGACAAACTCTGGACCTGTGTCAGCTggtgaaggtcaaaggtcaggtgTCCTGCTCCCAGCGACTCGATGCCATGGGGTTCAGCCTCCGCTGGTCGGCGGTGTGCCCGTCGGTTGGCGTGGATGTGCAGTCGGTCCGAGCCGTTCCCATCATCCCCACCGCCCTGCTGAGGAGTCTGACCAGCATCGGCCGGCATCACGCCGCCGGCTGGCAGAGAGG CTTTCTGACCATGGATCAGAGCCGGAAGCTGCTGTTGGTGCTGGAGTCAGACCCCAAAGCCTCCAGCCTGCCACTGGTCGGACT ctGGCTGAGTGGAGTGACACACGTCTACAGCCCCGTGGTGTGGGCCTGGTGTCTCAGGTTCCTCTTCAGCGCCTCGCTGCAGGACAG ggtgttttcGGAAAGCGGTTTCTTTCTGCTCGTCATCTTCGGCTCCACTCACCGAGTTCCTCAGTTCTTCCAGTGTCgaggacccggacctggaccaggaccaggaccgggccTACAGCTGGACTACCAGCTACTGAGTGCATCCCAGTTCATCACGCTGTACCAG gtgGCGCCGGTGGACGGTCAGACTCTGCAGTGCGAGCTGGGCTCAGAGAGTCAGGGCAGACAGACGGAGGTCTTCAGAGACGCTCGGCTGTCCTTCAGCA cggtctctgtctgcagcgccgctgccgctgcctctGGGCCCTCCATCAGCGACCAGGACTCTGGAGTGGAGGACGAAGACCTGTCTCCCCGTCCGTCCCCGAGTCCTCACCCTCCGGCTCAGCAG ACTCGCAGGGTTCAGCCCTCCGTCCCTGAACTCTCCTTGCTGAttgacagcagcttctccaccagCGTCCagcccagctccgcccacagaCCTCCTctacctccttcacctcctccgcctcccacAGGCGATGTGAGGAAGACTGCTCCTCCATCGGGAGCGACCTCCACCACTTCACATGCTCCCAGGCCTCCACAGCACCTCCACAGCACTCCGAACTCCAACCTGCAgcagccctgcagctgctgctgctcccacacCTGCAGCTCCATCGCTCCGTCCCCGCAGCCCCTCCTCCAgcaccctgctcctcctca tgctgtgaTCACGCACCTTGGAGGAGCCATGGCGTCAGACGCCTAcctgctcctccttcaccaGGACCGCCAGctgcgcctcctgcaggctcaG gttcaGATGCTTCTGGAGACCCAGAAGAAGCTTCAGTCGTCGGGCCAGCAAGCCGACAGTCAGACGTCGAAGAGCACGACCAGCATCGCCGTGGAGACGG GTGCCAGTCTCTTCTGGGGAAATCCAGTGCCAAACGTCCCCCATCAGGATATGc CCTCCCGCCTCGCCCCCTTGGACCGGTCAGTGGGCGGAGCTGAAGACGTTGTTGCAGATCAGGTGACTCCTCAgtcgacctctgaccctcacaG CCTCAGCGGCCTGCAGAGTCCCGTCCTGGGGGAAAGTGTCAGCATGTACCAACCTGCAGACCAACAGCAGAGCTTCTACCAAAACCTCATG ACGCAGCTCACCAGCCGTCTGCAGGAGtcggagaaccagcaggaggagccCCGGAGGACCAGCCTGTCTGCAGCCTCCGAcgcctcccactcctcctcctcctcctcctcccagtcctcCGCGTCTGCAACCAGGAGGAAGCAGCGGCGGAGTCCAGCGGGAGACCCGGTGGTCAGCGCCACGCtgaatcagctgcagcagctcggaGTCCAGGTGAACCAGGAAGACCTGACCGAGTCCGACCGCAGCCGAGCCAAAGCTGTGGAGAGCGCCAG CACGCTGGCGAGCATCGACCCGGCGGCAGCCGTGTCCCGGCTGAGCGTGTCCAAACCCACGGCGAGCGTCGTCTTATCTGGCGGCAGCGTGGACCTGAGCCTGGAGGCCAACGCAATCGCTCTGCGCTACCTGAGCGACTCCCAGCTCAGCAAGCTGTCTGTaggaggccccgcccacctgcaCGGCCCCCCCAATCCGG ACTCCCTGTTGTCGCCTAGCAACATGTCTCTGGCCACCAGGAAGTACATGAGGAGGTACGGTCTgattgaagaggaggaggaggaggatgacgatTGCAGTGAGGacgagaaggagaaggaggaggtcggaggtcaggaGGCGTCGACCCGCCAGCCGCTCACCGACACCATGAACGTGAAACTCCCCCCACAGAGTCAGCTGATCCGCGAGCTGCGGCCCAAAATGCAGCTGCTAGCCGGCGCCAACAAGGAGAACCGGTCTGGCAGGCGTCCCACTTTGATCAGGACGAGCAGCCACGAGACGGAGGGGTCGGTGGGAAACATCCTGGACCTGAGCCGCCTCCGACAGCTCCCCAAACTGTTCTga